A segment of the Georgenia sp. M64 genome:
TCCGAGGGCGGGTCCGGCGGTGGGTCCGGCTCCGGCGAGCCGGTGACGATGCCGGCTCTCGGCGAGTCCGTCACCGAGGGCACCGTCACCCGCTGGCTCAAGGCCGAGGGCGACACCGTGGAGGTCGACGAGCCGCTCCTCGAGGTCTCCACCGACAAGGTGGACACCGAGGTGCCCTCGCCCCTGGCCGGGACGGTGCTGAAGATCCTCGTCCAGGAGGACGAGACCGTCGAGGTCGGCGCGCAGCTGGCCATCGTCGGCGAGGCAGGCGCCGCGCCCGCGAAGGAGGCTCCCGCCGAGGAGCCGGCGGCCGCGGAGCCCGAGCAGAAGGCGCCCGAGAAGAAGGAGCCCGAGCAGCAGGCCCCCGCCGAGGAGCCGGCCAACCAGGCCACCGTGGAGAAGGAGTCCGGCCAGCACCGGGCCGAGCCGCCCGTCGAGGCGCCCCAGGCCGGTCCGCCGTCGGCACCGGCCCGTCCGTCCGAGCCGGCGCCGGCCGCCGAGGCGGCGGCGACGTCCTACATCACCCCGCTGGTGCGCAAGCTCGCCAACGACCGGGGCGTCGACCTCGCCACCCTCACCGGCACCGGCGTGGGCGGACGCATCCGCAAGCAGGACGTCGAGGCCGCCGCCGAGGCTGCCAGGAAGGCTGCCGAGGAGAAGGCCGCCGCCGAGCAGCCGCAGCCCTCGCAGCCCGCTGCGTCGCAGCCCAGGAAGGCCGCCGAGCCCTCCCCGCTGCGGGGCACCACCGAGAAGATGTCGCGCCTGCGCAAGGTCATCGCCAAGCGCATGCGGGAGTCTCTCGACACCTCCGCCCAGCTCACCTCGGTCGTCGAGGTCGACGTCACGCGGATCGCCGCGCTGCGTTCGCGGGCGAAGTCGTCGTTCCAGGCCAACGAGGGCACGAAGCTGACCTTCCTGCCGTTCTTCGTCAAGGCGGCGACCGAGGCGCTCAAGAGCCACCCGAAGCTCAACGCCACGATCGACGGCGAGCAGGTGGTCTACCACGGCGCCGAGCACATCGGCATCGCGGTCGACACCCCGCGCGGTCTCCTCGTCCCGGTCATCAAGGACGCCGGGGACCTCACCCTGGGCGGGATCGCGAAGAAGATCAACGACCTCGCCGCCCGCACCCGCGACAGCAAGGTCACCCCGGACGAGCTCTCCGGCTCGACGTTCACGATCACGAACACCGGGTCGGCCGGCCTGCTCATGGACACCCCGATCATCAACCAGCCCGAGGTCGCCATCCTCGGGGTGGGCACGATCGTCAAGCGTCCGGCCGTGGTGACCGACGCGGACGGCAACGAGGCCATCGCCATCCGCTCGATCATGTACCTGTCCCTGACGTACGACCACCGGCTGGTCGACGGTGCGGACGCCGGGCGCTTCCTCAGCGCCGTGCGCGTCCGGCTCGAGGAGGGCGCGTTCGAGGCCGAGGTCGGTCTCTGAGCCCTGATGCACGGCGGCGGCCCCGTACCGGCAGAGTCCGGTGCGGGGCCGCCCGCGTCACCGAGCACGCCCGCCGCGTGACCGAGGCGGCTCGTCCCGCCGCGTGACCGGGGCGGCTCGTCCCGCCGCGTCCCGCCGCGTGACCGGGGCGGCGCGTCCCGCCGCGCCACCATCACCCGGCGGCGCCGTCACCCCCGGCGAGCCTGCACGGAGCCGTTGCGTCCACCCGCCACGGCGCGGGGCCCGCCAGGGTGTAGCGGGTGCAGCGTTCCGGCTGGGGCTCAACTG
Coding sequences within it:
- the sucB gene encoding 2-oxoglutarate dehydrogenase, E2 component, dihydrolipoamide succinyltransferase, with protein sequence MSESVKMPALGESVTEGTVTRWLKAVGESVEVDEPLLEVSTDKVDTEVPSPVAGVIEKILVEEDETVEVGAELAVIGDGSGGGGDAPAEEPAEEPADEPAAEESSPVASEAPAAEEVEAAQPAAEDAKPAEEAKSEATANAPSEGGSGGGSGSGEPVTMPALGESVTEGTVTRWLKAEGDTVEVDEPLLEVSTDKVDTEVPSPLAGTVLKILVQEDETVEVGAQLAIVGEAGAAPAKEAPAEEPAAAEPEQKAPEKKEPEQQAPAEEPANQATVEKESGQHRAEPPVEAPQAGPPSAPARPSEPAPAAEAAATSYITPLVRKLANDRGVDLATLTGTGVGGRIRKQDVEAAAEAARKAAEEKAAAEQPQPSQPAASQPRKAAEPSPLRGTTEKMSRLRKVIAKRMRESLDTSAQLTSVVEVDVTRIAALRSRAKSSFQANEGTKLTFLPFFVKAATEALKSHPKLNATIDGEQVVYHGAEHIGIAVDTPRGLLVPVIKDAGDLTLGGIAKKINDLAARTRDSKVTPDELSGSTFTITNTGSAGLLMDTPIINQPEVAILGVGTIVKRPAVVTDADGNEAIAIRSIMYLSLTYDHRLVDGADAGRFLSAVRVRLEEGAFEAEVGL